A section of the Rhipicephalus sanguineus isolate Rsan-2018 chromosome 11, BIME_Rsan_1.4, whole genome shotgun sequence genome encodes:
- the LOC119373384 gene encoding 5-hydroxytryptamine receptor 1, with protein sequence MPPALHLEITGRRWDMGPAACDAWVSVDVASCTASILNLCMISVDRYLAITRPLTYGVRRTARRAWACIGAVWLLAGLISVPPLLVLGNEHGTAEDPKCLVCQNLAYQLYATLGAFYIPLVVMLSMYWRIHTAAKKVVEAEHRARPGPRTRSLRVAVRERKASITLGIILTAFTACWLPFFAFALVRPLGGEPLPELAHSLALWLGYANSALNPVIYVTFHHDFRRAFRDLLCLRCGRRGGGKRRVLGRSANEGTGALLCIGNNNHASWA encoded by the coding sequence ATGCCGCCCGCGCTGCACCTCGAGATCACCGGCCGCCGCTGGGACATGGGTCCGGCTGCCTGCGACGCGTGGGTGTCCGTGGACGTGGCATCCTGCACCGCGTCGATCCTCAACCTGTGCATGATCTCCGTCGACCGGTATCTGGCGATCACGCGGCCTCTCACCTACGGCGTCCGCCGAACTGCCAGGAGAGCATGGGCCTGCATCGGAGCCGTCTGGTTGCTGGCGGGCCTCATCAGCGTGCCGCCTTTACTGGTCTTGGGAAACGAACATGGAACGGCGGAGGACCCGAAATGCCTCGTCTGTCAGAACCTCGCTTACCAATTGTACGCTACTCTGGGGGCGTTTTATATCCCGCTGGTCGTCATGCTGTCGATGTATTGGAGGATTCACACGGCCGCGAAGAAAGTCGTCGAGGCCGAGCACAGAGCCCGGCCGGGACCCCGGACGAGGAGTCTCAGGGTTGCCGTGAGAGAGCGCAAGGCTTCCATTACGTTGGGGATAATCTTGACGGCCTTCACGGCCTGTTGGCTGCCGTTTTTTGCGTTTGCCCTCGTAAGGCCGCTGGGCGGTGAGCCGCTGCCCGAACTAGCTCACAGCCTCGCCCTTTGGCTGGGCTACGCCAACTCGGCGCTGAACCCCGTAATCTACGTCACCTTTCACCACGACTTCAGGCGCGCCTTCCGCGATTTGCTCTGTCTGCGCTGTGGCAGGCGTGGCGGTGGGAAACGAAGAGTGCTGGGCCGaagcgctaacgaaggcacggGAGCCCTTCTCTGTATCGGAAATAATAACCACGCTTCGTGGGCTTGA